A DNA window from Anastrepha ludens isolate Willacy chromosome 6, idAnaLude1.1, whole genome shotgun sequence contains the following coding sequences:
- the LOC128865692 gene encoding uncharacterized protein LOC128865692, with the protein MISRRKIISRSLDNLDMIPNVEEEEDVWYNKEKLFRDHINEVLSKWEQIDDEIWAKVIVFEKNRRVAKAYARSSVITINGGKNGFDGVRIGLSGFDNPMRDADTKVAKKSVGEGFKIKMDDIGNILVKRYGKSNVFVHNTSMANEETVIGADILQMPNMALTAGTSAKLFDMRKYTTNINREFSRSYPESRRLERQCLSAISLVKSNNNLINNPLWILVINIVAIDMLKNRLQTLPKSVDAMGMRVPTAGSEDPYSTIESQVGLIYPTPAASDDSNNSNNSNNSSQSSKGRRSVFNAGFLDESPYVPKPDYEAYNQSVPILSPTQKSKSEQRKKQDDPYYCGLLARIPNFIKSSKKSPNKKEAKISRKISASQQQIIEPQPTQPLPIATFHQYPAHQPPYYPYKLLHARQHRLSQSQLSLWDARSLISAHE; encoded by the exons ATGATTTCGCGTCGGAAAATTATTTCGCGTTCCCTCGACAATCTGGACATGATACCAAATGTCGAAGAGGAAGAGGATGTTTGGTATAACAAGGAGAAACTCTTTAGG GATCACATCAACGAAGTGCTCAGCAAATGGGAACAAATCGATGATGAAATTTGGGCAAAAGTTATCGTATTCGAGAAGAATCGAAGAGTGGCCAAAGCGTATGCCAGATCATCGGTGATTACCATAAATGGCGGAAAGAATGGTTTCGATGGCGTGAG AATCGGTCTCAGCGGTTTCGATAATCCGATGCGCGATGCAGATACAAAAGTTGCGAAAAAATCTGTCGGTGAaggtttcaaaattaaaatggacgatattggtaatatactcgTGAAACGTTATGGCAAGAGTAATGTCTTTGTGCACAACACTTCGATGGCCAACGAAGAGACAGTCATTGGTGCGGATATACTACAAATGCCGAATATGGCGCTGACGGCAGGCACATCAGCTAAA CTCTTCGACATGCGAAAATATACGACCAATATAAATCGTGAATTCTCACGCTCCTATCCGGAGAGTAGACGTCTGGAACGGCAATGCTTGTCGGCCATTTCATTAGTCAAATCCAATAATAATCTAATCAATAACCCGCTTTGGATACTGGTCATAAATATAGTCGCTATTGATATGCTGAAGAATCGCTTGCAGACACTACCCAAATCGGTGGATGCGATGGGTATGCGTGTGCCAACAGCGGGCAGCGAGGATCCATACTCGACCATTGAGAGTCAGGTTGGTCTTATTTATCCCACACCTGCTGCTTCTGATGATTCGAACAATTCAAATAACTCGAATAATTCGAGTCAGTCGAGCAAAGGACGTCGCAGTGTATTTAATGCAGGATTTCTCGATGAAAGCCCATATGTGCCAAAG CCTGATTATGAAGCCTATAATCAATCAGTGCCAATACTCTCACCAACACAGAAGAGTAAATCTGAGCAACGTAAGAAACAAGATGATCCCTACTATTGTGGTCTACTTGCACGCATACCGAATTTCATTAAGTCTTCGAAGAAGTCACCGAATAAGAAAGAAGCAAAAATTTCGCGTAAAATTTCTGCTTCACAACAACAAATTATAGAACCGCAACCTACACAACCGTTGCCCATTGCCACATTCCATCAGTATCCGGCACACCAGCCACCCTACTACCCATATAAATTACTTCATGCGCGACAACATCGACTCTCCCAATCGCAATTATCGCTGTGGGATGCGCGCAGCCTGATTAGCGCGCATGAATAG